The following are encoded together in the Lactuca sativa cultivar Salinas chromosome 1, Lsat_Salinas_v11, whole genome shotgun sequence genome:
- the LOC111884599 gene encoding uncharacterized protein LOC111884599, whose amino-acid sequence MGDLLPNGDLIKSLDSVRWLKAEERTAELIACIQPNQASEEQRNAVAGYIQRLIINCFPCQVLTLVSVPLKTYLPDGDINLTVVTKSANFRESLPSEVRDMLETEEKNENAEFHVMEVQYVQAEEKIIKCLVDISVVYISFNQLGGLCNLCFLEEADNLINQNHLFKRSIILIKAWCFYESRILGVHYGLISTYALEILVLYIFHVYDNRFVGPLEVLYRFLEQFSKFDWDCYGVSLWGPLELMSLPDVIAEPFRMESEKLLLKDAFLTTCSSVSKLFPGGQDYVEEVFSRKYFNVIDPFRVTNNLGRSVTKGNFFRIRSAFAYGAETMVRLLDCPQEDLVTEVNMFFVNTWKRHGSIVREGTG is encoded by the exons ATGGGAGACCTATTACCAAATGGCGACTTGATAAAGAGTTTAGATTCAGTTAGATGGTTAAAAGCAGAAGAGAGAACAGCAGAGCTTATCGCCTGCATTCAACCAAATCAGGCATCTGAAGAACAAAGGAATGCTGTAGCGGGTTATATACAAAGACTTATTATCAACTGCTTTCCCTGCCAG GTTTTGACATTGGTGTCTGTACCCCTTAAGACGTATCTACCTGATGGAGATATTAACTTAACAGTCGTCACTAAAAGTGCAAACTTCAGAGAGTCATTGCCTAGTGAGGTCCGTGATATGTTGGAGACTGAGGAGAAAAATGAGAATGCCGAATTTCATGTGATGGAGGTTCAGTACGTTCAAGCAGAA GAGAAGATTATAAAATGCCTTGTTGACATCAGTGTGGTATATATATCATTTAATCAGCTTGGAGGATTATGCAATCTTTGCTTTCTTGAGGAGGCTGATAATCTCATAAACCAAAACCATTTGTTTAAGCGTAGCATTATATTGATCAAAGCATGGTGTTTCTATGAGAGCAGGATACTTGGTGTTCATTATGGGCTCATATCAACATATGCCCTTGAGATCTTGGTTCTATATATATTCCATGTTTACGACAATCGTTTTGTTGGTCCTCTTGAG GTACTTTATCGTTTTCTAGAGCAGTTTAGCAAATTCGACTGGGATTGTTATGGTGTTAgcctatggggtcctttggaacttATGTCACTTCCAGATGTGATTG CGGAGCCTTTTCGTATGGAGAGTGAAAAGTTGCTTCTAAAAGATGCATTTCTTACTACTTGTAGCTCCGTGTCTAAACTCTTTCCTGGTGGTCAGGACTACGTAGAGGAAGTTTTTAGTAGGaaatattttaatgttattgATCCGTTTCGTGTGACAAATAATCTGGGTCGCAGTGTCACTAAAG GTAATTTTTTCAGAATTCGCAGTGCGTTTGCTTATGGGGCTGAAACGATGGTAAGATTACTAGATTGCCCTCAGGAAGATCTAGTGACTGAAGTAAATATGTTTTTTGTTAATACATGGAAACGACATGGCAGTATCGTTCGTGAGGGTACAGGTTAA